A single region of the Terriglobales bacterium genome encodes:
- a CDS encoding histidine kinase dimerization/phospho-acceptor domain-containing protein, giving the protein MSQLTVLIFTDDPEFAHMIVARWQTERTVPSFLISSEATWEKDKGIDVDLAIVGPLESDNPVEALKRIEYGFRPTLYVASRVANAVSVKAAHPRVLVLNDYEGWVNAVVLLAGEALRRVDATIRAKKAEQSVSAAQRHAMLGRYMLDMRHSLNNALTSIMGNSELLLLEPGKVSADVREQIETIHSMSMRVHEIIQRFTSLETEMSFADRQSQHEMPVGMHSFVSGD; this is encoded by the coding sequence GTGAGCCAGTTAACAGTATTGATCTTCACGGACGACCCGGAATTCGCGCACATGATCGTGGCGCGGTGGCAGACGGAGCGTACGGTACCGAGCTTCCTGATCAGCAGCGAAGCCACGTGGGAGAAGGACAAGGGAATCGACGTCGACCTGGCGATTGTGGGTCCACTGGAAAGCGACAACCCGGTGGAAGCGCTGAAGCGGATCGAGTATGGGTTCCGTCCGACGCTGTACGTGGCGTCGCGGGTGGCGAATGCGGTGAGCGTGAAGGCCGCGCATCCGCGGGTGCTGGTGCTGAACGACTACGAAGGCTGGGTGAACGCCGTGGTGCTTCTTGCGGGAGAAGCGCTGCGCCGGGTGGATGCAACGATTCGGGCGAAGAAGGCGGAGCAGAGCGTGTCGGCGGCACAAAGGCACGCGATGCTGGGCCGGTACATGCTCGACATGCGGCACAGCCTGAACAATGCGTTGACGTCGATTATGGGGAATTCCGAACTGCTGCTGCTGGAGCCGGGGAAGGTGTCGGCGGACGTGCGGGAGCAGATCGAGACGATCCATAGCATGTCGATGCGGGTGCACGAGATCATCCAGAGATTCACGTCGCTGGAGACGGAGATGAGCTTTGCGGACAGGCAGTCTCAGCATGAGATGCCGGTAGGGATGCACAGCTTCGTGAGTGGCGACTGA
- a CDS encoding response regulator, whose protein sequence is MSLKKVLIVDDSLAETRLMQSVLEQAGYWPVALNDPTRLEQMLEMEHPGLILLDVVMPNRNGFQACRDLKNHEEFSRIPIVFVTSKNTPSDKFWAERQGGDGFIGKPFTAQELISEVRKFL, encoded by the coding sequence GTGTCGCTGAAGAAGGTATTGATCGTCGATGACTCGCTGGCCGAGACCCGGTTGATGCAATCGGTGCTCGAGCAGGCCGGCTACTGGCCGGTGGCATTGAACGATCCAACGCGACTGGAACAGATGTTGGAGATGGAGCATCCGGGATTGATTCTGCTGGATGTGGTGATGCCGAACCGAAACGGCTTCCAGGCGTGCCGCGATCTGAAAAACCACGAAGAGTTCAGCAGGATTCCGATTGTGTTCGTTACGTCGAAGAACACACCAAGCGACAAATTCTGGGCAGAGCGCCAGGGTGGCGATGGATTCATCGGCAAGCCATTCACGGCGCAGGAACTGATTTCTGAAGTACGCAAGTTTTTGTAA
- a CDS encoding chemotaxis protein CheW produces the protein MTQDPQLEANAPDGGEVAVAEQLPERQYCVFRSGRERYCLAVLDTEEVVEWPLVTRIPLAPAFLMGVFNLRGKIVPVIDIAFTEGHRADLTPKHVVVAQLPANDERDEIRIGIASDEVIGTYTTTEPLLVDEAPQEVPHCCGMLRFEDRLALALDLKLVVESFPVPTI, from the coding sequence ATGACGCAGGATCCACAACTCGAAGCGAACGCGCCGGACGGAGGAGAAGTTGCCGTCGCAGAACAACTGCCGGAACGGCAGTACTGCGTGTTTCGGTCGGGAAGAGAACGCTATTGCCTGGCGGTGCTGGACACGGAAGAAGTGGTGGAGTGGCCGTTGGTGACGAGGATCCCGCTGGCTCCGGCGTTCCTGATGGGAGTGTTCAACCTGCGCGGGAAGATTGTGCCGGTGATTGATATCGCGTTCACGGAAGGGCATCGGGCGGACCTGACGCCGAAGCACGTGGTGGTGGCGCAGCTTCCGGCGAATGACGAACGTGACGAGATCAGGATTGGGATTGCGTCCGATGAAGTGATTGGGACGTATACGACGACGGAGCCGTTGTTGGTGGATGAGGCTCCGCAGGAAGTTCCGCACTGCTGCGGGATGTTGAGATTTGAAGATCGGTTGGCGCTGGCGCTGGATCTGAAGCTGGTGGTTGAGAGCTTTCCGGTGCCGACAATTTAG
- a CDS encoding methyl-accepting chemotaxis protein translates to MKGRLSSTVWVVLALSLGVMALAYSAGAKSGGVGLLEGFGTAGGPMLVFAGLLAIGAGLCAMFVGGGGSNSHLESFAEKLAAGQFDSRLESSGPLSESLNRVAERLQRSTRDQAAQESLQRSVTEFLTIVSQIARGDLTLRGKVTNDALGNVVDSVNYMLDNFTKVLERVRKAAIDVQTSASDILISSEEMASGANQQDQEITNTSSAVEELTVSMKQVSNNAEASAEAARRALDAAEQGNRSVRDTLEGMQRIRASVQATAKKIKSLGDRSLEISDIVKVINDITEQTNLLALNAAIEAARAGEAGRGFAVVADEVRKLAEHSRTATKDISALIKSIQAETNEAVVVMEEGTKEVEVGARLADQAGKALEAISSVVRQSAELVQEISLASKQQVRGTEGVANAMQIISAITRQTSQGTRQTARTVEQMVKLSEQLNEALSQFKVSTNGATPAAAAVAVGGRELVAAGAVKQGNGNGSRY, encoded by the coding sequence ATGAAAGGTCGGTTGAGTTCGACCGTATGGGTTGTGCTGGCGTTGAGCCTGGGCGTGATGGCCCTGGCGTACAGCGCGGGCGCGAAATCAGGTGGCGTTGGCTTGCTGGAAGGCTTCGGCACGGCGGGTGGTCCGATGTTGGTATTCGCCGGGCTGCTGGCGATTGGGGCGGGCCTTTGCGCGATGTTCGTGGGCGGCGGGGGATCGAATTCGCACCTGGAATCGTTTGCCGAAAAGCTGGCGGCGGGACAGTTCGATTCGCGGCTCGAGAGCTCGGGTCCGCTGTCGGAGAGCCTGAACCGCGTAGCCGAAAGGCTGCAGCGGTCGACCCGCGACCAGGCGGCACAGGAGTCGTTGCAGAGGAGCGTGACGGAGTTCCTGACGATTGTGAGCCAGATCGCCCGCGGTGACCTGACGCTGCGCGGGAAGGTGACGAACGACGCGCTGGGCAACGTGGTGGACTCGGTCAACTACATGCTCGACAACTTCACGAAGGTGCTGGAGCGCGTGCGGAAGGCGGCTATCGACGTCCAGACGAGCGCGAGCGACATTCTGATTTCGTCGGAAGAGATGGCGAGCGGTGCGAACCAGCAGGACCAGGAAATTACGAATACGTCTTCGGCGGTGGAAGAGCTGACGGTGTCGATGAAGCAGGTGTCGAACAACGCGGAAGCCAGTGCCGAGGCGGCACGGCGCGCGTTGGATGCGGCGGAGCAGGGCAACCGCTCGGTGCGCGACACGCTGGAAGGCATGCAGAGGATTCGCGCGTCGGTGCAGGCGACGGCGAAGAAGATCAAGTCGCTGGGCGACCGGTCGCTGGAGATTTCCGACATCGTGAAAGTGATCAACGACATTACAGAGCAAACGAACCTGTTGGCTCTGAACGCCGCAATCGAAGCCGCGCGAGCCGGTGAAGCCGGCCGCGGTTTCGCGGTGGTCGCGGATGAAGTCCGTAAGCTGGCGGAACACTCGCGGACGGCGACGAAGGATATTTCGGCGTTGATCAAGTCCATCCAGGCGGAAACGAATGAGGCCGTCGTGGTGATGGAAGAAGGCACGAAGGAAGTGGAAGTCGGAGCAAGGCTGGCGGATCAGGCCGGTAAGGCGCTGGAAGCGATTTCGAGCGTGGTACGGCAGTCGGCAGAACTGGTGCAGGAGATTTCGTTGGCGTCGAAGCAGCAGGTGCGTGGCACGGAAGGCGTCGCAAACGCGATGCAGATTATCTCGGCCATCACGCGGCAGACGTCGCAGGGAACAAGGCAGACGGCCCGCACGGTGGAGCAGATGGTGAAGCTCTCCGAGCAACTGAACGAAGCGCTGTCGCAGTTCAAGGTCTCGACCAACGGCGCGACTCCCGCGGCGGCAGCAGTGGCCGTAGGCGGGCGCGAGTTGGTTGCAGCCGGAGCTGTGAAGCAAGGAAATGGAAACGGAAGCCGCTATTAA
- a CDS encoding protein-glutamate O-methyltransferase CheR: MSVVTNFDMGSNLTEHELGEIAALVEKRSGILFDESRERFFSTRVKEHFLSKRLARGSDLVRVIKSSNVEYESLLERLLTQETSFFRYPDVFDAMEKKVLPELHVKKFWENPRNLRLWCAGCSTGEEAYSIAITVAESLDFAEAWNIQLLASDISRKALQHAERGVYSRRALGELQPKQIETCFAKVGDQFMVKPRLRNLVTFQQMNLVETTYIGRFDAIFCMNVLIYFSEEKRREVIQRLYEALDPGGYLFLGHADYLGNAGVKLETIVHKDVRLYRKPIQSSRYSSASSGEEQQ, encoded by the coding sequence ATGAGTGTTGTGACCAATTTCGATATGGGTTCGAACCTGACCGAGCATGAGTTGGGTGAGATCGCCGCGCTGGTGGAGAAGAGGTCGGGAATCCTGTTTGACGAATCGCGCGAGCGGTTCTTCTCGACACGGGTTAAGGAACACTTTCTTTCGAAGCGCCTGGCGCGGGGCAGCGACCTGGTGCGGGTAATCAAGAGTTCCAACGTGGAATACGAGTCGCTGCTGGAGCGGTTGCTCACGCAGGAGACGTCGTTCTTCCGGTATCCGGATGTATTCGACGCGATGGAAAAGAAGGTCTTGCCGGAACTTCACGTGAAGAAGTTCTGGGAGAACCCCCGAAACCTGCGCCTGTGGTGCGCGGGATGTTCGACGGGGGAAGAGGCGTATTCGATCGCGATCACGGTGGCGGAGTCGCTGGACTTCGCGGAAGCGTGGAATATCCAGCTTCTCGCCAGCGATATCAGCCGGAAGGCGTTGCAACATGCGGAGCGTGGCGTTTATTCGCGACGCGCATTAGGCGAGTTGCAGCCAAAGCAGATCGAAACATGTTTCGCGAAAGTCGGCGACCAGTTCATGGTGAAGCCGCGCCTGCGGAACCTGGTGACGTTCCAGCAGATGAACCTGGTGGAGACAACCTATATAGGTCGATTCGACGCGATCTTCTGCATGAACGTGCTGATTTATTTCTCGGAAGAGAAGCGGCGCGAGGTGATCCAAAGGCTGTATGAAGCGCTGGATCCGGGCGGGTACCTGTTCCTGGGCCACGCCGATTACCTCGGCAATGCGGGAGTAAAGCTGGAAACAATCGTTCACAAAGACGTGCGACTGTACCGCAAACCGATACAGAGTTCGAGGTACAGCAGCGCGAGTTCAGGAGAAGAGCAACAGTGA
- a CDS encoding response regulator, whose amino-acid sequence MSSAGPDMSEVFLLEASEHLQFLREYSSILQDPYPAAEDLERLYVAAHTLVGSSGLYGFPRLAEVAGKLAHIFQYVLNAGISQESASPLVEFIYEAIATLESDLLMISANGIEAEEEIAAFKQKYPFAFSTEPALDENAAQDAASAQATSDQQSAEDGTVPSRTPDETRVEHEAPASIPDLEPDMEVPAEVLEFFVPEAEEHLQIITECLLALEANPDQENIHRLFRAMHTIKGSAAQVGLQRISRVAHRAEDLIGRLRDGELQPSASIIDICLESVDTLKKFLYSQWNDEATMQTTVKSLLTRIAKLAPEEQEEGAAPKAIPMAAQAEQSVSAAEEQVAGVSGDSPDLSTTPSLDERTIEEGAASTQLESEPAETPETVVAKKAPTATPQSKSVRISLERLDRMMNAVGELVINRTRMLGRVAELERLADVLNFSKARMSDKIGEFQEKYEFNQIPSPRQSRGPQPFTPSFGSPFGSPESSFGGTRDPFPFRGGYSSYSHGFDPSLAEFSELEMDRYDEFNILSRSLTEISADITEVLSQLDGFVRKVDGDIDEFTKLAHRLQDEITQSRMVPIGNLYTRIARTARDAAKASNKLIELQLEGAETELDNNIIQQIGDPLLHLVRNAVAHGLERADERYENGKPDHGNLFVRAYHRGNHIYIEVEDDGRGMDYEKIRATGIELGLITADQAAQMDEHSLLELIFHPGFSTAPRKTELAGRGVGLDVVRANVAALNGEIEIDTQKGLGTRFTLKVPLTLIISQALFVRCGDAQFAFPLSFVEEIRRISDAEIEEVGGKLLTKVRDVVTEVVRLDKELGLPTIQATNGFYRLVLVNVGARQVGIVVEEVLRKDEIVIKNLGEYLRNVKLFPGATIAPDGKLIMLVDVNRLVAGEAVEKRPLLLSNAISRMFAPGALAVAAGTIPPAAIVDVAPEKVIVLADDSISVRKFVGRMLEKAGYRVKLASDGLEALEIVSQGGCDLIITDLEMPRTNGYELMMHLRQNPAVAAIPVMVVTSRAGEKHRDRAFAEGARGFLVKPVQEDQLLEAVGKLIGGASRRAEIAVAANVNA is encoded by the coding sequence GTGAGTTCGGCCGGACCGGACATGAGCGAAGTCTTCCTGCTGGAAGCATCGGAACACCTGCAATTTTTGCGCGAGTACTCGAGCATCTTGCAGGATCCGTACCCAGCGGCGGAAGACCTGGAGCGTCTGTACGTCGCTGCCCACACACTGGTGGGCTCGTCCGGACTGTATGGATTTCCACGACTGGCGGAAGTCGCGGGCAAACTGGCGCACATCTTCCAATACGTACTGAACGCGGGCATCAGCCAGGAATCGGCCAGCCCGCTGGTTGAATTTATCTACGAAGCGATCGCGACGCTCGAGTCCGACCTGCTGATGATCAGCGCGAACGGGATCGAGGCGGAAGAAGAGATCGCCGCATTCAAGCAGAAGTATCCGTTTGCGTTCTCCACCGAACCAGCGCTCGACGAGAACGCTGCGCAAGACGCGGCGTCCGCACAGGCGACCTCCGATCAACAAAGTGCGGAGGACGGAACGGTTCCAAGTCGCACCCCCGACGAAACTCGCGTCGAGCATGAAGCGCCCGCAAGCATTCCGGACCTTGAGCCGGATATGGAAGTTCCGGCGGAGGTGCTGGAGTTCTTCGTTCCGGAGGCGGAAGAACATTTACAGATCATCACCGAGTGCCTGCTGGCGCTTGAGGCAAACCCAGACCAAGAAAATATCCATCGCTTGTTCCGCGCGATGCACACGATCAAGGGATCGGCAGCACAAGTCGGGTTACAGCGAATTTCGCGGGTTGCGCACCGGGCAGAAGACCTGATTGGAAGACTGCGTGATGGCGAGTTGCAGCCGAGCGCTTCGATCATCGATATCTGCCTCGAGTCGGTGGATACGCTCAAAAAGTTCCTTTACTCGCAGTGGAACGACGAAGCGACGATGCAAACGACAGTTAAGTCGTTGCTGACGCGCATTGCGAAACTCGCGCCCGAAGAGCAGGAAGAGGGCGCAGCGCCGAAAGCGATTCCGATGGCGGCGCAAGCCGAACAGAGTGTTTCGGCTGCAGAAGAACAAGTTGCGGGGGTTTCTGGCGATTCTCCCGATCTCTCGACCACTCCCAGCCTCGATGAAAGGACCATTGAGGAAGGGGCAGCATCCACCCAACTCGAATCCGAACCGGCCGAGACACCGGAAACGGTGGTGGCCAAGAAGGCACCCACGGCAACGCCGCAGTCGAAGTCGGTTCGTATTTCCCTGGAACGCCTGGACCGCATGATGAACGCGGTGGGCGAGTTAGTCATCAACCGCACCCGCATGCTGGGCCGTGTGGCAGAACTGGAACGACTGGCCGACGTGCTGAACTTCTCCAAGGCACGCATGAGCGACAAGATCGGCGAGTTCCAGGAGAAGTACGAGTTCAACCAGATCCCGAGTCCGCGGCAATCGCGCGGACCACAGCCGTTTACGCCTTCGTTTGGAAGCCCGTTTGGGTCGCCTGAGAGCAGCTTCGGTGGTACACGTGACCCCTTCCCATTCCGCGGGGGTTATTCGAGCTACTCGCATGGGTTCGATCCGTCGCTGGCGGAGTTCAGCGAACTGGAGATGGACCGTTACGACGAGTTCAACATCCTGTCGCGGTCGCTCACGGAGATTTCGGCTGATATCACCGAAGTCCTGAGCCAGCTTGACGGATTCGTCCGCAAGGTGGACGGAGACATCGATGAGTTCACGAAGCTTGCGCATCGTTTGCAGGATGAAATCACCCAATCGCGCATGGTGCCTATCGGCAACCTGTACACGCGAATTGCGAGAACAGCACGCGATGCGGCCAAGGCTTCGAACAAGCTGATCGAGTTGCAACTGGAAGGCGCCGAGACCGAACTCGACAACAACATCATCCAGCAGATCGGCGATCCGCTGCTGCACCTGGTGCGGAACGCGGTTGCGCACGGCTTGGAACGTGCCGACGAGCGCTACGAAAACGGGAAGCCGGATCACGGCAACCTGTTTGTGCGCGCGTACCACCGCGGCAACCATATCTATATAGAAGTAGAAGACGACGGCCGCGGCATGGATTACGAAAAGATCCGCGCGACCGGAATCGAACTGGGCTTAATTACGGCGGACCAGGCAGCGCAGATGGACGAGCACTCGCTGCTTGAGTTGATTTTCCACCCGGGATTCTCGACGGCTCCCCGCAAGACGGAACTTGCCGGACGGGGTGTTGGCCTCGACGTGGTGCGTGCCAATGTGGCTGCCCTCAACGGCGAGATCGAGATCGATACGCAGAAAGGCCTCGGAACCCGCTTCACGCTGAAGGTTCCGCTGACGCTGATCATTTCGCAAGCGCTGTTCGTGCGCTGCGGCGATGCGCAGTTTGCATTCCCGCTGTCGTTCGTGGAAGAGATCCGGCGGATCAGCGATGCGGAGATCGAAGAAGTTGGCGGCAAGCTGCTGACGAAGGTTCGCGATGTCGTCACCGAAGTGGTGCGACTGGATAAAGAGCTTGGGCTGCCCACGATCCAGGCGACGAATGGGTTCTATCGCCTGGTGCTGGTGAACGTCGGCGCGCGGCAGGTTGGCATCGTGGTGGAAGAGGTCCTGCGTAAGGACGAAATTGTTATCAAGAACCTCGGCGAGTATCTGCGGAACGTGAAGCTGTTCCCGGGAGCGACGATTGCGCCAGATGGCAAGCTGATCATGCTGGTCGATGTAAACCGGCTGGTTGCGGGCGAAGCGGTAGAGAAACGTCCATTGCTGCTTTCGAACGCGATTTCACGAATGTTTGCGCCAGGAGCTTTGGCGGTTGCGGCAGGCACCATACCGCCGGCTGCAATCGTGGATGTGGCACCGGAGAAAGTCATCGTGCTGGCCGACGACTCCATCAGCGTACGCAAGTTCGTGGGACGCATGTTGGAGAAAGCCGGTTATCGCGTGAAGCTGGCCTCCGACGGATTGGAAGCGCTGGAGATTGTTTCGCAGGGCGGTTGCGACCTGATTATCACCGACCTGGAAATGCCGCGGACGAATGGTTACGAGTTGATGATGCACCTGCGCCAGAACCCGGCGGTGGCGGCAATTCCAGTAATGGTTGTGACGTCGCGAGCGGGCGAGAAACATCGCGACCGTGCCTTCGCGGAAGGCGCGCGCGGATTCCTGGTGAAACCGGTGCAGGAAGATCAGTTGCTTGAGGCAGTAGGAAAGTTGATTGGCGGAGCGTCGCGACGCGCAGAGATTGCGGTAGCGGCGAATGTGAACGCGTAG
- a CDS encoding chemotaxis response regulator protein-glutamate methylesterase, which translates to MMQAGQRVRVLIVDDSTFMRKVLQSILATDPQIEVIGEARDGREAIAMNESLRPDVISMDIMMPHVDGLQATEQIMAHNPRPIVIVSSEAKEGAEATLRSLELGAIDFVPKPSSGIDLDMNSIRDEICRKLKVAARVRVVRNARNAGVEKARGTLANSPYVKAAPSNGNGNGTQASTSSGGNGSRHPLVVMAASTGGPQTLMQLVPAIPREFPGSLILVQHMPGTFTTQFSKQLAEAAQVRVKEAEHGEELQPGTIYVCPGSHHLRVTGSGRIDLHEGERIDGYRPCANVTMESAAAFAGPMCVGVVLTGMGGDGAKGVQAVKANGGYVIAQDESTSVIFGMPAEAIKTGAVDQVLAMEAIPAAIEKRSMYLMGASKVGAV; encoded by the coding sequence ATGATGCAAGCCGGACAACGCGTGCGAGTGCTGATCGTGGACGATTCCACGTTCATGCGCAAGGTGCTGCAAAGCATTCTAGCGACGGACCCGCAGATCGAGGTGATCGGCGAAGCTCGCGATGGCAGGGAAGCGATTGCGATGAACGAATCGCTGCGTCCGGATGTGATCAGCATGGACATCATGATGCCGCACGTAGATGGGTTGCAGGCGACAGAACAGATCATGGCGCATAACCCGCGCCCGATCGTGATTGTGAGTTCCGAAGCGAAGGAAGGCGCCGAAGCGACATTACGCTCGCTGGAGTTGGGCGCGATCGATTTTGTTCCGAAGCCGAGCAGCGGTATCGACCTGGACATGAACAGCATTCGTGATGAGATCTGCCGGAAGCTGAAAGTAGCAGCGCGAGTGCGAGTTGTGCGAAATGCGAGGAATGCAGGCGTGGAGAAAGCACGCGGAACGTTGGCGAACAGTCCGTATGTGAAGGCAGCGCCGTCGAACGGAAACGGAAATGGCACGCAGGCGAGCACCTCGTCGGGCGGAAACGGGTCGAGGCATCCGCTGGTGGTGATGGCGGCTTCGACGGGCGGTCCGCAGACATTGATGCAACTGGTGCCGGCGATTCCGAGAGAGTTCCCCGGATCGTTGATCCTGGTACAACACATGCCCGGCACGTTTACTACACAGTTCAGCAAGCAACTGGCCGAAGCTGCGCAGGTGCGCGTGAAGGAAGCGGAACACGGCGAAGAGTTGCAGCCGGGAACGATATATGTGTGTCCGGGATCACATCATCTGCGCGTGACCGGAAGCGGACGGATCGACTTGCATGAAGGCGAGCGGATCGATGGATATCGTCCGTGCGCGAACGTGACGATGGAATCGGCGGCGGCATTTGCCGGCCCGATGTGCGTGGGCGTTGTGCTGACCGGAATGGGCGGGGACGGCGCGAAAGGCGTACAGGCGGTGAAGGCAAACGGCGGATACGTGATCGCACAGGATGAGAGTACTTCGGTGATCTTTGGCATGCCGGCCGAGGCCATTAAAACTGGGGCCGTAGACCAGGTGCTGGCGATGGAGGCCATCCCGGCGGCGATTGAGAAACGGTCGATGTACCTGATGGGCGCGTCGAAAGTAGGGGCAGTGTGA
- a CDS encoding chemotaxis protein CheW yields the protein MKTTPGQQVILFKVDGTTFAIAASSVNEIQSLEDLKSLGTAGRRFGKVHHTVERDGRKYWVVDANIHFGLLPTHSSRVLLLAEYPVAVKVDGIDRMTEIARVLPLPQAFKGDECSWYLGLTLIEGQVIPVVNPAAFLSNFELGALESMVPTGANEFSGAMA from the coding sequence GTGAAGACCACACCTGGGCAGCAGGTGATCCTGTTCAAGGTGGATGGCACGACCTTTGCGATTGCTGCATCGTCGGTAAATGAGATCCAGAGTTTAGAGGACCTGAAGTCGCTGGGAACGGCGGGCCGGCGATTCGGCAAAGTACATCACACGGTGGAGCGCGATGGCCGCAAATACTGGGTGGTGGATGCGAACATCCACTTTGGCCTGTTGCCGACCCACAGTTCGCGTGTGTTGCTGCTGGCGGAGTATCCGGTGGCGGTGAAGGTCGACGGTATCGATCGCATGACGGAGATTGCGCGAGTGCTGCCGTTGCCGCAGGCGTTTAAAGGCGATGAGTGCAGTTGGTACCTGGGGCTGACGCTGATTGAAGGACAGGTCATTCCCGTGGTGAATCCGGCGGCGTTCCTGTCGAATTTCGAACTGGGAGCGCTGGAATCCATGGTGCCAACCGGGGCGAATGAGTTTTCGGGAGCGATGGCATGA
- a CDS encoding chemotaxis protein CheW, whose product MSAAQDQFVLFPLGKKRFALPAERVTELARMDLLHEFPSNTPLVNGVLVRRGELIPVCDVAQVLVGADAPVRKFYLIAKRKFEKAEERSAIPVSGDCELTSSKLLPPTGKLATYVAGLLSLQEEIVEVIDLEKVMSEVAQ is encoded by the coding sequence ATGAGTGCGGCGCAAGATCAGTTCGTGCTGTTTCCGCTGGGGAAGAAGCGCTTCGCGCTTCCAGCGGAGCGAGTCACGGAACTGGCGCGCATGGATCTGCTGCATGAGTTTCCGAGCAATACGCCGCTGGTGAATGGAGTACTGGTGCGAAGGGGAGAACTGATTCCGGTATGCGATGTGGCGCAGGTGCTGGTTGGCGCCGACGCACCGGTGCGGAAGTTCTACCTGATCGCAAAGAGAAAGTTCGAGAAGGCGGAAGAGAGATCGGCGATTCCGGTGAGCGGCGATTGCGAATTGACGTCGAGCAAACTGCTGCCGCCGACCGGGAAACTGGCTACGTATGTGGCGGGATTGCTGTCGTTGCAGGAAGAGATCGTTGAGGTTATCGACCTGGAGAAGGTGATGTCGGAGGTGGCGCAATGA